Within Gambusia affinis linkage group LG01, SWU_Gaff_1.0, whole genome shotgun sequence, the genomic segment ttctgaagaagaaaaggtgaaatttatgattttggaaagttgaaaaaaattttattcattttattaaattttattaaattgtaGTCCCAGaaaatttctataaaaacacaaaaatgttagtttttgcCAGAAATTTACGCCTCctcttaataataaataaataaatgaataaatacattctaaaagtggaacttttttcttacttttggaaatttctaggattaatctcaaaatttcagatttgattttctagtaaatttttgactttaaacGCTCAGAAGTGTCCTTGtttttgtctatatttttttagattaaccttaaaatttctgagtttttcttttgccagaAATGTACTCATCCTTTATTTTTACCCCTTATAACCAGATTAAATAGTTATTATTGATAACTATCAACTGTTAACAACTGTTATTTGTAGCAATTATTTACAGTGGCAATAAATAACTACTTAGAGAAATCTTAAAATAGTTTAATCTTTTATGTTAGTAGGATAGTAAAAAGTCCAATTCGCTAACAAATTCCCAGACATTTAGGAAAAGAAATTGAGCCGCAGCATCACGGATCCTTTCCCATCTGATCTCAGGTATTTTTTAACAgattcaggttttgttttgaggCAGTGCTCTCCAAACTCTTTTGTCTCGACGGCCAAAATGATCACAGTTAAAGTACTGTCAGGTCATAAAATcttgaattaaaaatacaaaatcacttttgtgaaatcttttcttCCTTACCTGTTGAGATACACtaaacatgcaatattttattgaaacaaagcAGTCAGATAAGTCAACCCAACATAAATAATGATAAGTATTTTGTCtcagtttcattattttataaCTTATGCTTTTCTTGTGTCAGTTTTGTCAGTCATTTTGATTAGTACACGTCTATGCTTCTTGATagacacttgttttttttttttatatatattttaaaaaaagaaaatgttcatctGTGTctcattatatttaaaatatctatcTCATAAAgtatttcttgtgtttttctctcaggAATAAACACGGGGAACCTCAAACATGGCAGAGAGCACAAGTCCAAAAGGCAACTCGGgtgtttttgctaaaaaagTGCAAAGACAGCTGAGCAGAGGCAAAGAAAAGGTGCAAACTTTAGGATTTCTTGTTTCTCAAAtaccaaaacaagaaaagtaaggagagatttaaatatttctttattttactgcagGTGATGCAAAGGCTTGGAAAGTCGATGGAGACGAGAGATGATCAGTTTGAACGCTCCCTCCAGATGTTCAACGACCAGCAGGTAACAAAACCTTAAgctcaattatttttaataatcacAAACATGCTCTAAACCTGTCCCTTCATATATATTAGGTTTACTTCACAACGAccaattttaatgttttctttagtttttatgtgataaaacaacAGGGAGCAGCTCATGATCATTAAATTGAAGGAATGaaacacaattttgaaattttttacaaataaaatattgaaaattcaGCCCCCTGTACCATGATGTCCCTAAATTAAAGCTAAGAAAAACTTACTGCCATCAAAAGTCACTGGATAACCTACATCTGGAGCTACAACTGgaacggtccagtcaaagtctagacctaaatccaactgagcACAAATGGAAAGACCTCAAAAgtgatttcacaaaaaattgagtatttctgaaaataaattcccaccacacttttcagatttttctttaaataaatgttcaaaaaaagAGATCCAAAACAACTATGCGTCATTTTTCTAGGTTCTTTATGATggtttttgcagtaaaattctgtcaaaatgcattaaagttttcACTTGTGCCCTGAAAACAATCTGCCAAAATCCAAGGAGcttgaatacttttacaaggcaacGCACTAAATCATTGCAAActctttttctatttacagACAGACGGGAACCGGATATACAAGGACTTACGGAACTACATTAATGCAATAAGAGGTATGAAGTGGTTTCTTGCACATGCAGCAGAGATGTAGATTTGTGCCATCTGCTGGTCTCAAATTAGTTATTATACTTTTTGCAGACATGCGTGAAGCGTCAAGACGCCTCTCTCAGTCTCTGTTTGATGTTTATGAAAGCGACTGGGCTGGAGAGGAAGACCTGGGAGCCATTGTTGAGGTTAgtgacagagagaaaacagcaacatgcatacaatagaatagaacatactttattgatccccaattGCTTATTAATTACAAAGTGACTCCATCCACcgtgttaaatattaataatacatgCAGGAGAgcatttaattcaaataaataaggTGAGGTAGAAAGATCAGTTGTTGCCACGAGGTTAGAAGTCATACTTCTCTCtgcaaaatgtaacttttataaaaaaatatattttacatatttgttgaaactatcATTATGCCATGGCAGTAtggtatgagacaaataatctgcagccagatcaagctcctctgctttGTCCCAGTGCTCCcggtgctaactagaaacaaccaatcagagcctggagtggtttaaaaaaaatattgagtatttctgaatataaattccaaccacaattttcagattttttaaaaaataaatgcaaaaaaatatccaaaacaactatgctttatttttcttcaaattcacaaTTATGAGTCCTTTGTGATGGTttttagcactgtcaatcacaatcttgtGTGGTGCTGCTTTTTCTACCTTCTTCTCCCCTCTTGCTGTtacgctgcagctagcatagcatgTTGAGAAGGCTatggctagttagcatagccacctaTAACAGCAGATAAACAGCTTTCCTGTAACTATAAGTTGTTTCTTCACCATAAgaacatttagcagcgagtacatgccattgattgacagtgctaagacccgcctcctggctctgattggttgtttttggtcggaagcggtgcatttcttcagatggcaataatAGCTCAGGGAAGAAATtaaggagattgatctttttacagattatccGTCTCATACCAAACTATCCCGATATGgtgtcagttttaacaaatatgtaaaaatatatattacttataaaagttacatactgcagctttagtgaataattaatgtaatgtttatgcTGGGCCTGTTAATGAAGGGCGAGGACCTCCTGTGGAACGACCACGAGGTGAAGCTGTTGGACCAGGCCGTCCGCACCATGGAGTCCTACGTGGGACAGTTCCCAGATATTCGGGTAATGCAGGGAAACAGAACTGAACATGTGGACAAAACAGAAGCATGAGAACAAATTCACATTTCTATGAATCTACCTTTTAACTTGTAGGAGAAAATTGCCAAGAGGGGAAGGAAACGGGTGGACTACGACTCGTCCCTTCACACCCTGGAGTCTCTGCAGACCGCCAAGAAGAGGGACGATATCAAGATAAGCAAGGTCTTTGAAAGAGTACTAGAAATCTTAGAAGGTTTTTTCTTGTACCTTTATCTGCTTAAATATCCATCCTTTCAACCTGCAGGCAAAGGAAGAGATGCTAGCTGCCAAAAACGTCTATGATGGGATCAACAATGAGCTGAAAGAGGAGCTGCCTGTCCTCTATGACAGGTCTGGTAGCTTTCTTTGTAATGTTACactttctctttcctcttttatgtctttttagattaattgtgtgttttcctcccCTTAGCCGCATCGGATGTTACGTGGCTGTCTTCTCAGCTGTGTCTAATTTACGAGACATCTTCTATAAAGAAATGAGCACGGTATGTCTCACTTTGAAGTGAAACGCAATTATAACGTGGAGAGATTTTCCTGTTTTGACCACCCGTGTCCTCTTTCAGCTCAATCTTGATCTGCAGAGTGTGATAAAAGAGCTGCAGGCTCAGCATCCTGACAAAACGTTTGCTGTGAGGGGGCTGCAGAGGTACGTTTCGCCCTCTAGGCTTTACATacagttgattaaaaaaacccaaaaaaacccagaaggtTTTCATATGTTTTCAGCGCAGCTGGAGGTTTATTGAGCCGTAATGGATCAGAAAAATATGCCTTTTTTCTTGGAACTTTCTTTAAGATGCATCTTttgctttgcaaaagttttaataccGAATgaatttctcacattttgtca encodes:
- the bin2a gene encoding bridging integrator 2a encodes the protein MAESTSPKGNSGVFAKKVQRQLSRGKEKVMQRLGKSMETRDDQFERSLQMFNDQQTDGNRIYKDLRNYINAIRDMREASRRLSQSLFDVYESDWAGEEDLGAIVEGEDLLWNDHEVKLLDQAVRTMESYVGQFPDIREKIAKRGRKRVDYDSSLHTLESLQTAKKRDDIKISKAKEEMLAAKNVYDGINNELKEELPVLYDSRIGCYVAVFSAVSNLRDIFYKEMSTLNLDLQSVIKELQAQHPDKTFAVRGLQRYGSLKRRTLLSPRAWKASFSEFHLTYNPRMSQRSSLRSPDKPRHSSLSRESSTLGFSSRSSTLNKSLTESRELDTTSCHSENQSSVAQEEAGAGTSGKEKSGAASGQGEEGKSSEEVEGKKDGEKAPPSESSSELNNSCESESLELQLSAAQSETLHIEEEEDEDDDSATLDSQKANGLKNGDVSGLNSDTSELRIPDKDGAGGKQTPHDSKITTV